In Bosea vestrisii, the following are encoded in one genomic region:
- a CDS encoding sensor histidine kinase: MEDAQTLAQAIVNTIPEPFLVLDDEFRVLAASVSFYKIFKVDPDHTQGRLLYSLGDGQWDIPTLRVLLETIIPEQAAMDGFEVEHDFPNLGHRVMLLNARQVIYEGELKSTILLAFMDITSRRAIEREKEELLRRTEELLQQKEILLKEMQHRVANSLQIIASILLLKARAVLSEETRQHLKDAHQRVMSVAEVQRHLHSSEGVDQIEVSSYLRNLCDSLAISMVGEGQPIAIKVMAHSGVIGSDKAVSIGLIVTELVINAIKYAFPSAKAGAMILVTYEIDAGDWKLTVSDNGVGKCASDGTGHNSGLGTAIVQALVKQLDAAMDTVSGRDGMKISITRATFTSNMPRAA; this comes from the coding sequence ATGGAAGACGCGCAAACACTCGCGCAAGCGATCGTCAACACCATCCCCGAGCCATTCCTCGTGCTCGATGACGAATTTCGCGTGTTGGCAGCCAGCGTTTCGTTCTACAAAATCTTCAAGGTCGATCCCGACCATACGCAGGGCCGCCTGCTTTATTCGCTGGGCGACGGTCAATGGGATATCCCCACCCTACGTGTCCTTTTGGAGACGATCATACCTGAGCAGGCCGCCATGGACGGCTTCGAAGTCGAGCACGATTTTCCCAATCTGGGCCACAGGGTGATGCTCCTGAACGCTCGCCAGGTGATTTACGAAGGCGAACTAAAATCGACGATCCTTCTCGCGTTTATGGATATCACGAGCCGCCGGGCGATCGAACGGGAGAAGGAAGAACTCCTTAGGAGGACCGAGGAACTCCTGCAGCAGAAGGAAATTCTGCTTAAAGAGATGCAACATCGCGTCGCCAACAGTCTTCAGATCATTGCGAGCATACTGCTATTGAAAGCGCGGGCCGTATTGTCGGAAGAAACGCGCCAGCACCTGAAAGATGCCCACCAGCGGGTGATGTCGGTCGCCGAGGTGCAGCGACATCTACATTCATCCGAAGGCGTCGATCAGATCGAGGTCAGTTCATATTTGAGGAATCTCTGCGATAGTCTCGCGATCTCTATGGTCGGAGAAGGCCAGCCCATCGCAATCAAGGTCATGGCCCACTCAGGCGTGATCGGCTCTGACAAAGCGGTAAGCATTGGCCTGATCGTCACCGAGCTTGTCATTAATGCAATCAAATATGCATTCCCTTCGGCCAAGGCAGGCGCAATGATCCTTGTGACCTACGAGATTGATGCAGGGGACTGGAAACTGACGGTCTCCGACAATGGCGTTGGGAAATGCGCCAGCGACGGCACCGGGCACAACAGCGGATTGGGGACGGCCATCGTGCAAGCGCTCGTGAAGCAGCTCGACGCTGCGATGGACACTGTCAGCGGCAGGGACGGGATGAAAATCTCAATCACGCGGGCGACATTCACATCGAATATGCCAAGGGCAGCCTAA
- a CDS encoding putative quinol monooxygenase translates to MLKVIAQDFIKLDSIELVKPLYRELVEKTKAEPLCLAYDLFIDQKDPGHFVFVEQWPDQAALDAHCRSEHFTRLVPLINRHQRQDCIVTLMDAFAA, encoded by the coding sequence ATGCTGAAGGTCATCGCCCAGGATTTCATCAAGCTCGACAGCATCGAGCTGGTGAAGCCGCTCTACCGGGAGCTGGTCGAGAAGACGAAGGCTGAGCCGCTCTGCCTCGCCTATGATCTCTTCATCGACCAGAAGGATCCCGGGCATTTCGTCTTCGTCGAGCAATGGCCGGACCAGGCGGCACTGGACGCCCATTGCCGGAGCGAGCACTTCACCCGGCTGGTGCCGCTGATCAACCGGCACCAGCGGCAGGATTGCATCGTCACGCTGATGGATGCGTTCGCAGCCTAG
- a CDS encoding ATP-binding protein: MKTGIDMGSTRGGEPAELDLAELLATRLLVQGNSGSGKSHLLRRLLEQSAPLVQQAIIDPEGDFVSLADQFGHVVVDGTASPVELQKIALRVRQHRVSVVLNLEELDADEQLRATAAFLGGLFDVDRTYWYPMLVVVDEAQLFAPVMAGEASDEARRQSLGAMTNLMCRGRKRGLAGVIATQRLAKLAKNVAAEASNFLMGRTFLDIDMQRAADLLGMDRRQAEMFRDLERGQFVALGPALSKKPLPVRIGPVASVDRGGAPSLLPLPDQAPEDASKLIFTAGEGEVAPAPWPKQPRPRPAVAPEIIRRIETHQPVPPPEPEIEMDPAERAAALVEILNELLDDPEARDRPVAVLYQDFTVRCRMRRVSGPETSLDAFRKRLAVARAGASEEVLSSDAWEKALTAAETLPEDLHGLFLFIARSAIEGAPCPSDAELAEAYGSHSPSRARRLIGYIEERGLLVCHVDFRGQRTLALPSLGVETAPSLASPLVKGLPPRRARG, from the coding sequence ATGAAGACTGGCATCGATATGGGGTCGACGCGTGGCGGCGAGCCCGCCGAGCTCGACCTCGCCGAACTGCTGGCGACGCGGCTGCTGGTGCAGGGCAATTCCGGCTCGGGCAAGTCGCATCTGCTGCGCCGCCTGCTGGAGCAGAGCGCGCCGCTGGTCCAGCAGGCCATCATCGATCCCGAGGGCGACTTCGTCTCGCTCGCCGACCAGTTCGGCCATGTCGTGGTCGACGGCACCGCGAGCCCGGTCGAACTGCAGAAGATCGCGCTGCGCGTGCGCCAGCACCGCGTCTCGGTCGTGCTTAACCTGGAAGAGCTCGACGCCGACGAGCAGTTGCGCGCCACCGCCGCCTTCCTCGGCGGCTTGTTCGATGTCGACCGCACCTACTGGTATCCGATGCTGGTCGTGGTCGACGAAGCCCAGCTCTTCGCGCCAGTGATGGCGGGTGAGGCCTCGGATGAGGCGCGGCGCCAGTCGCTCGGCGCCATGACCAATTTGATGTGCCGCGGCCGCAAGCGCGGGCTCGCCGGTGTGATCGCGACGCAGCGCCTCGCCAAGCTCGCCAAGAACGTCGCGGCGGAAGCCTCCAACTTCCTGATGGGGCGCACTTTCCTCGATATCGACATGCAGCGCGCCGCCGACCTCCTCGGCATGGACCGGCGCCAGGCCGAGATGTTCCGCGACCTCGAGCGCGGCCAGTTCGTCGCGCTCGGCCCTGCTTTGTCGAAGAAGCCGCTTCCGGTCCGGATCGGCCCGGTCGCCTCGGTCGATCGCGGCGGCGCGCCGAGCCTGCTGCCGCTGCCCGACCAGGCGCCGGAGGATGCCAGCAAGCTGATCTTCACTGCCGGCGAAGGTGAGGTAGCGCCCGCGCCCTGGCCGAAGCAGCCGCGCCCGCGTCCGGCGGTGGCGCCCGAGATCATCCGCCGGATCGAGACGCATCAGCCGGTGCCGCCGCCCGAGCCCGAGATCGAGATGGACCCGGCCGAGCGCGCCGCGGCGCTGGTCGAGATCCTGAACGAACTGCTCGACGATCCCGAGGCACGCGACCGTCCGGTCGCCGTGCTCTACCAGGACTTCACCGTGCGCTGCCGGATGCGCCGCGTCAGCGGGCCGGAGACGAGCCTGGATGCCTTCCGCAAGCGGCTCGCGGTCGCCCGCGCCGGGGCGAGCGAGGAGGTCCTGTCCTCCGATGCCTGGGAAAAGGCGCTGACCGCGGCCGAGACCTTGCCGGAAGACCTGCACGGGCTCTTCCTGTTCATCGCCCGCAGCGCCATCGAAGGCGCGCCCTGCCCGTCGGACGCCGAGCTGGCCGAAGCCTATGGCAGCCATTCGCCAAGCCGGGCGCGCCGCCTGATCGGCTATATCGAGGAGCGCGGCCTCCTCGTCTGCCATGTCGACTTCCGCGGCCAACGCACGCTGGCTTTGCCGTCACTCGGCGTCGAGACCGCGCCCAGCCTTGCCTCGCCGCTGGTCAAGGGCCTGCCGCCGCGGCGCGCGCGGGGTTAG
- the xth gene encoding exodeoxyribonuclease III, whose product MRIATWNVNSIRQRLTHVLAFLKEAEPDALCLQELKCVDADFPRAEIEDAGWQVAIHGQKGFNGVAIISRSKLEGVRRGLPGDDGDEQARYLEGVLPHGDGVVRLASIYLPNGNPPNTEKYPYKLAWMERLAVHAKGLLAHEEPLVLAGDYNVIPEPRDARDPAAWTGDALFLPPTRTAFRKLQSLGFTEALRASTDAPGLYTFWDYQAGAWQRNNGIRIDHLLLSPQAADKLGAVSIAKHVRGWEKASDHVPVLIELN is encoded by the coding sequence GTGCGCATCGCCACTTGGAACGTCAACTCGATCCGCCAGCGCCTGACGCATGTGCTCGCCTTCCTGAAGGAAGCAGAGCCCGACGCGCTCTGCCTGCAGGAACTGAAATGCGTCGACGCCGACTTTCCGCGCGCCGAGATCGAGGACGCCGGCTGGCAGGTCGCGATCCATGGCCAGAAGGGCTTCAACGGCGTCGCCATCATCTCGCGCAGCAAGCTCGAGGGTGTCCGCCGCGGCCTGCCGGGTGATGATGGCGACGAGCAGGCGCGCTATCTCGAAGGCGTGCTGCCGCATGGCGACGGCGTGGTGCGGCTGGCCTCGATCTATCTGCCGAACGGCAATCCGCCGAACACCGAGAAATACCCCTACAAGCTCGCCTGGATGGAGCGGCTCGCGGTGCACGCCAAGGGCCTGCTGGCCCATGAGGAGCCGCTGGTGCTCGCCGGCGACTACAACGTCATCCCCGAGCCGCGCGACGCGCGCGATCCCGCCGCCTGGACCGGCGATGCGCTCTTCCTGCCGCCGACCCGTACTGCCTTCCGCAAGCTGCAGAGTCTCGGCTTCACCGAGGCGCTGCGCGCCAGCACCGACGCGCCCGGCCTCTACACCTTCTGGGACTATCAGGCCGGCGCCTGGCAGCGGAACAACGGCATCCGCATCGACCATCTCCTGCTTTCGCCGCAGGCCGCCGACAAGCTCGGCGCCGTCTCGATCGCCAAGCATGTCCGCGGCTGGGAGAAGGCCTCGGACCATGTGCCGGTACTGATCGAGCTGAACTGA
- a CDS encoding SDR family oxidoreductase: protein MPLDKVVLITGASSGIGAGIARELAAAGAKLMLGARRTNRLEVLAEEIAAKGGEVHTRRLDVTDRADVAAFAEAAREAFGRVDVIVNNAGVMPLSLMASLKVDEWDQMIDVNIKGVLYGIAAVLPEMTARGSGHVINIASIGALSVSPTAAVYCATKYAVRAISNGLRQEHADLRVTCIHPGVVESELAGTITDPAAAELMRSYRAIALKPDAIGRAVRFAIEQPDDVDVNEIVIRPTATR from the coding sequence ATGCCTCTCGACAAGGTCGTCCTTATCACTGGCGCCTCCAGTGGGATCGGCGCCGGCATCGCCCGCGAGCTTGCAGCGGCCGGAGCGAAACTGATGCTCGGCGCGCGCCGCACCAACCGGCTCGAAGTACTCGCCGAAGAGATCGCGGCGAAGGGCGGCGAGGTCCACACCCGCCGGCTCGACGTCACCGACCGCGCCGATGTCGCCGCCTTCGCCGAAGCGGCGCGCGAGGCCTTCGGCCGCGTCGACGTCATCGTCAACAATGCCGGCGTCATGCCGCTCTCGCTGATGGCCTCGCTCAAGGTCGACGAGTGGGACCAGATGATCGACGTCAACATCAAGGGCGTACTCTACGGTATCGCCGCCGTGCTGCCGGAGATGACGGCACGCGGTTCCGGCCATGTCATCAACATCGCTTCCATCGGCGCGCTCAGCGTTTCGCCGACGGCGGCCGTCTACTGCGCGACCAAATACGCCGTGCGCGCGATCTCAAACGGTTTGCGCCAGGAACACGCCGACCTGCGCGTCACCTGCATCCATCCCGGCGTGGTCGAGAGCGAGCTCGCCGGCACCATCACCGATCCGGCCGCGGCTGAGCTGATGCGCAGCTATCGCGCCATCGCGCTCAAGCCGGACGCGATCGGCCGGGCCGTGCGCTTCGCGATCGAGCAACCCGACGATGTCGACGTCAACGAGATCGTCATCCGCCCCACCGCCACCCGCTGA
- a CDS encoding Atu4866 domain-containing protein: protein MTPLLMNALLLLAAGVGLATTTIQNGPEGSARMNLTQTAAAQSPQSHPYVGLWVTADGHVRHNLLPNDRYDEARGNRESAYRGRYKVTGSYIEYWDDTGFTADGTFVDADTLHHGGMILRRRP, encoded by the coding sequence ATGACCCCCTTGCTCATGAACGCCTTGTTGCTGCTGGCCGCCGGCGTCGGCCTTGCCACCACGACCATCCAGAATGGACCGGAAGGATCCGCCCGCATGAACCTCACCCAGACCGCCGCGGCCCAAAGCCCGCAAAGCCACCCCTATGTCGGCCTGTGGGTCACCGCCGACGGCCATGTCCGCCACAACCTCCTGCCGAACGACCGTTACGACGAGGCGCGCGGCAATCGCGAGAGCGCCTATCGCGGCCGCTACAAGGTCACTGGCAGCTATATCGAGTACTGGGACGACACCGGCTTCACCGCCGACGGCACCTTCGTCGACGCCGATACGCTGCATCATGGCGGCATGATCCTGCGCCGCCGCCCCTGA
- a CDS encoding LysR substrate-binding domain-containing protein, protein MEMDLNALAVFALVAEEQSFRGAADRAGVTRSAVSQTIRKLEEKLGIALVQRTTRSVSLTEAGERLLADLGPALSDLRAAVEATRDLRAGARGRLRLAVSSIAERFLSGPFLAGFAAANPEVELDITVTDEEFDIVAAGYDAGVRLGEVIEQDMIAVSIGGEERQLAVCAPSYRQRFGVPEHPRELAVHRCIGWRPGPKLPPYRWEFAEDGKEFSVAVAPEITTSDMALMIKLAVAAAGITFGMEESFRPAIARGELEPLLQEFSPYFAGFYLYYPSRRAAAPKLRALVDHLRSFNWDRHKATARAASVML, encoded by the coding sequence ATGGAGATGGACCTCAACGCGCTTGCCGTGTTCGCGCTCGTCGCCGAAGAGCAGAGCTTTCGCGGCGCGGCCGATCGCGCTGGCGTCACGCGCTCGGCCGTCAGCCAGACGATCAGGAAGCTGGAGGAGAAGCTCGGCATCGCGCTCGTGCAACGCACCACGCGCAGCGTCAGCCTGACCGAGGCGGGCGAGCGCCTCCTTGCCGATCTCGGCCCCGCGCTGTCCGACCTGCGCGCCGCGGTCGAGGCAACGCGTGATCTGCGCGCCGGTGCGCGCGGGCGCCTGCGTCTTGCAGTATCGTCGATCGCCGAGCGCTTCCTGTCCGGGCCGTTCCTCGCCGGCTTCGCTGCGGCCAACCCGGAGGTCGAGCTCGACATCACCGTGACCGACGAGGAGTTCGACATCGTCGCCGCCGGCTACGATGCAGGCGTCAGGCTCGGCGAGGTCATCGAGCAGGACATGATCGCGGTCTCGATCGGCGGCGAGGAGCGCCAGCTTGCCGTCTGCGCTCCCAGCTATCGCCAGCGCTTCGGTGTGCCGGAACATCCGCGCGAGCTGGCGGTGCATCGCTGCATCGGCTGGCGGCCGGGGCCGAAGCTGCCGCCCTATCGCTGGGAGTTCGCCGAGGATGGTAAGGAATTCAGCGTCGCGGTCGCACCGGAGATCACCACCAGCGACATGGCGCTGATGATCAAGCTCGCTGTGGCGGCCGCCGGCATCACCTTCGGCATGGAAGAGAGCTTCCGTCCCGCCATCGCGCGTGGCGAGCTGGAGCCACTGCTGCAGGAGTTCTCCCCGTATTTCGCGGGCTTCTACCTCTATTATCCGAGCCGGCGCGCCGCCGCGCCGAAGCTGCGCGCCCTCGTCGACCATCTGCGCAGCTTCAATTGGGATCGGCATAAGGCGACGGCGCGGGCGGCATCGGTTATGCTGTGA
- a CDS encoding carboxymuconolactone decarboxylase family protein, translated as MTMSMQSPLRAAATAFALAVMPAPASAETSEERRKRGDAVVRSLNNGSPQQALERMRQEFPFLAEATEAYALGDVWSRTGLDSRTRQLAAVAAFAATGQTAFMKVHAGYALNIGVPEGELKEIVYLITVPAGISRAIAASQAMSELFAERRKQ; from the coding sequence ATGACCATGTCGATGCAGTCCCCGCTGCGCGCCGCAGCCACAGCCTTCGCCCTCGCGGTGATGCCCGCACCGGCCAGCGCCGAAACGAGCGAGGAGCGCCGCAAGCGCGGCGACGCCGTCGTCCGCAGCCTGAACAATGGCTCGCCGCAGCAGGCGCTAGAACGCATGCGGCAGGAATTTCCCTTCCTCGCCGAGGCGACCGAAGCCTATGCGCTCGGCGATGTCTGGTCGCGGACCGGCCTCGACAGCCGCACGCGCCAGCTCGCCGCGGTGGCGGCGTTCGCGGCGACCGGCCAGACCGCCTTCATGAAGGTCCACGCCGGCTACGCCCTCAATATCGGCGTGCCCGAGGGAGAGCTGAAGGAGATCGTCTACCTGATCACGGTGCCGGCCGGCATCTCGCGGGCGATCGCCGCCTCCCAGGCGATGTCGGAGCTTTTCGCCGAGCGACGCAAGCAGTGA
- a CDS encoding TIGR00645 family protein has product MSHSAEPADLPANGPLKPLPMVIFASRWLQVPLYLGLIVAQCVYVFLFLKELWHLVTHAFNFSEQQIMLVVLGLIDVVMISNLLIMVIVGGYETFVSRLRLQNHPDQPEWLSHVNASILKIKLAMAIIGISSIHLLRTFIEAGNIGGPNATNYTTTGVLLQTLIHTIFIFSALGIAWVDRMTLSGTSKGH; this is encoded by the coding sequence ATGTCGCACTCCGCCGAACCCGCCGACCTTCCCGCCAACGGGCCGCTCAAGCCATTGCCGATGGTGATCTTCGCCTCGCGCTGGCTGCAGGTGCCGCTCTATCTCGGCCTGATCGTGGCGCAGTGCGTCTACGTCTTTCTGTTCCTGAAGGAGCTCTGGCACCTCGTCACGCACGCCTTCAATTTCAGCGAGCAGCAGATCATGCTGGTCGTGCTCGGCCTGATCGACGTCGTGATGATCTCGAACCTGCTGATCATGGTGATCGTCGGCGGTTACGAGACCTTCGTCTCGCGCCTTCGGCTGCAGAATCATCCCGACCAGCCGGAATGGCTCAGCCACGTCAACGCCTCGATCCTCAAGATCAAGCTTGCCATGGCGATCATCGGCATCTCGTCGATCCACCTGCTGCGGACCTTCATCGAGGCCGGCAATATCGGCGGGCCGAACGCGACGAACTACACCACCACGGGCGTACTGCTGCAGACGCTGATCCACACCATCTTCATCTTCTCGGCGCTCGGCATCGCCTGGGTCGACCGGATGACCCTCAGCGGCACCAGCAAGGGGCATTGA
- a CDS encoding BA14K family protein, which translates to MIRTTMIAAALASGFALATPAAAAPLAPAAAAVATAGTTNLVEQVQYRRYYGPRYGYRGGYYGRGYGYRGGRGAAVGAGIAAGALGALAAGALLAPGPVYAAPPPVYGAPAPVYAAPDGDAIAYCSRRFRSYDPETGTYIGSGGVVRACP; encoded by the coding sequence ATGATCAGGACAACGATGATCGCCGCCGCGCTTGCGAGCGGTTTCGCCCTCGCCACGCCGGCGGCCGCCGCGCCTCTTGCGCCCGCTGCGGCCGCAGTTGCCACCGCCGGCACGACCAATCTCGTCGAGCAGGTGCAGTACCGCCGCTATTACGGCCCGCGCTACGGCTATCGCGGCGGCTATTATGGCCGGGGTTATGGCTATCGCGGCGGGCGCGGTGCCGCCGTTGGCGCCGGCATCGCGGCCGGTGCGCTCGGCGCTCTCGCCGCTGGCGCTCTGCTCGCACCCGGCCCGGTCTATGCCGCCCCGCCGCCCGTCTATGGGGCGCCGGCGCCCGTCTACGCCGCACCAGATGGCGACGCGATCGCCTATTGCTCGCGCCGCTTCCGCAGCTACGACCCCGAGACCGGCACCTATATCGGCTCGGGCGGCGTGGTCCGCGCCTGCCCGTAA
- a CDS encoding tetratricopeptide repeat protein, whose protein sequence is MRISEAIIAGALLALGCQQAAWAQDASAGRIPVPPRPIPGIALPEPEVESLTVPLVPGRGAIAPAPSGPAAHTALPIAPFSSARDALKAWMRDSTAGDQVGAVRALEYAAAQGHLAAQFKLGRVFASGDGVPVNDLKAFEYFSKIADENADEMPGTSDGRIVAAAFVALGGYFLDGIKGTYVKPNPDRAFDMFHYAASYFGDPDGQYNLARLYLNGTSVARDPRQAARWMKLAAEKGHAPARAVFGDMLLRGGDGVPRHPIMGLMWLALAREGADATRETWIVERYDAAFASANANDRTAALALVERQHGRAERR, encoded by the coding sequence ATGCGGATATCTGAGGCCATCATTGCAGGAGCGTTGCTCGCTCTGGGCTGCCAGCAGGCAGCTTGGGCGCAGGACGCGTCCGCGGGGCGCATTCCGGTGCCGCCGCGCCCGATTCCGGGCATCGCCCTGCCGGAGCCGGAGGTGGAGAGCCTTACCGTCCCGCTCGTTCCAGGTCGCGGCGCGATCGCGCCGGCTCCGAGCGGCCCCGCTGCCCACACCGCATTGCCGATTGCCCCGTTCAGCAGCGCCCGGGACGCGCTGAAGGCCTGGATGCGCGATTCGACCGCCGGCGATCAGGTCGGTGCGGTCCGCGCGCTCGAATACGCTGCAGCGCAGGGACACCTGGCCGCGCAGTTCAAACTCGGGCGTGTCTTTGCCAGCGGCGATGGCGTTCCGGTCAACGATCTCAAGGCCTTCGAGTATTTCTCGAAGATCGCCGACGAGAATGCCGACGAGATGCCCGGCACCTCGGATGGACGCATCGTCGCGGCCGCCTTCGTCGCGCTCGGCGGCTATTTCCTCGATGGGATCAAGGGCACCTATGTGAAGCCCAATCCCGATCGCGCCTTCGACATGTTCCACTACGCCGCCTCCTATTTCGGCGACCCGGACGGCCAGTACAATCTCGCCCGGCTCTATCTCAACGGCACCAGCGTGGCGCGCGATCCGCGCCAGGCGGCGCGCTGGATGAAGCTTGCGGCCGAGAAGGGCCATGCTCCGGCGCGCGCCGTCTTCGGCGACATGCTGCTGCGCGGTGGCGACGGAGTGCCGCGGCACCCGATCATGGGGCTGATGTGGCTGGCGCTGGCCCGCGAGGGCGCCGATGCCACCCGCGAGACCTGGATCGTCGAGCGCTACGACGCCGCCTTCGCCAGCGCGAACGCGAATGACCGGACTGCCGCGCTGGCACTGGTCGAGCGCCAGCACGGCCGCGCCGAACGGCGCTAG